The region TTGGTGCGGATAACTCTTATAAATCTTAATAGGATAGGGCAATTGCATCTCCGAAAGCAACTCCAAACATCGGTTCTCAGCAGACTTTCCTTTCAAACCCAAGTTTAACTCAACAGATTCCAGCAGCTGCTTACCACATCGCATCGATGGATTCAGCGATGTCTGCGGCTCCTGAAAAATCATCGCAATATCCTTCCCGCGCAATTGCCGATGTTCTTCATCGGAAATTTTTACTAAATCAACCGAACTGGAATTGTCTTTCGTAAAAAGAATAGAACCCGATTTAACTATCGCATTGTTTGGCAACAAACCCATAATGCAAAGCGATGAAATGGATTTTCCAGAACCCGATTCTCCAACAATACCAAGTATTTCACCCGAATTAAGATGAAAACTAATGCCCTTTACCACCTCATTGCTGCCAAATGCAACGGTTAAATTCTCAACACTCAGCATTAAAGCGATGTATTTGAGTACTGATTATTCAGAATTGCATCGCCCATCAGGTAACCGTGAGCGGTTGCATAAATAATTGAACGTGTTGCACCAGAGCAATCGCCAATGAACTTTAACTTCGGATTCGAAAGGTTGTTCAACCTATTGGAGTAAAACTTAATTTCTGGTGCATACACCAAGTTGTCGTTGTTGGCAATTCCCGGAATAACGGTATCGAGATTTTCAATAAAGTCAATAATGCTCTCAATTATTCGCCTAGGAAATGCAAGGTTTACATCACCTAAAATATATTTATCGTGTTCGAGTGTAGGTAAAACCCTATACAAATTCTTTGTACGTTTCGATTCCTTAAAGTGACTATACGTTTGCAAAATCACCTTTCCATCTCCTGCCAGTAAATTGGATAGTTTTGCTATATAAGAGCCATACCCAATTGGATCCTTAAATGGTTCAGTTAAAACTAATGATGCTAAAATGGCAAAGTTCGTATTAGTGCTCTTCTCGCGCATCTTAGCGTGACCGTTCACGGTTGTAAAATCACCATAATTCTCAGTAACCACAAAGCCCGAAGGATTGTTACAGAAGGTGCGAACCATATAGCCGGTACGACTCTTGTACTTCACCTTGAACTCGTACATCTCCTTGTTAAGCTCCTCGACAATGTGGTTTGGAACTTCGTAACGGATGCCCAAATCGACCTTTGTGTTATTCTGAACTAAACTTGAATCTTCCCCGATTAACTTATTGATAAGTTTATGGCCACTACGCCCAACAGCCACCACAGCCATATCGAAATAATCGGAATCGTTTATAACAATGCCGCCATTGTTGGAATCTACACTTTTAATCTCCGCATCGAAGTGAAAATGGATGTTTGATGATTTACCAAACATCGCATATATATTGAAAAGCACCTCCTTGAGTTGATCGGTTCCAATATGGAAAAATTCCGAGGAGATGGGCATAAAACCTTTCTCGTAGAATTGCTTGTAGTAGGTTTGCGAACTGAATGACTTTCCTGTTTCTACGTGTTTGCGCTCGGTGAAGTTGATGTAAAAATCGACCAATTTGCGTTGCAGCATAGGATCGATAAATAATTCACCGCCCATTTCGGTAGAGACAAATAGTTTTCCATCGGCTCTAATCCCGGAGATACTTGATGAGTATATATCGGGGCTTTTCTCAAACACATGAATTTCGTGTTCGGTATCCTTCATTCGCTCCAACAAACCAATTGCTGCTGCACCAAATCCTATTACTGCTATTTTCATACTGTTCGATTCAAAACATTAAACAACAGAAAGTAAAGTTCACTAAAAACTACAGTGAACTTTCCAGTAATATTAAAACTTTTAATGCAGAAAAAACAGCGATGTTGATAACTATTGTATGGGTAAACTCTTTGCCGATTTCTTCGAAAGATATTCCACTCTGAACATTAAAATCATCAATACCGCAACACAAATAATTGCTCTAACCGAGTAAACCGTTGCAAGAGTCCCCTTGCTCGATAATAGAGATAGGGCTGGATTCAACATCATTATAAACCAAACAGAAAATGGCTCCGTATTTTCTTTCGATTCTACAAGACGCTTCACTACCGGAAAATAAGAGATTACCATTATGCCCTGAATACAGAAATTTGTAATGATATGATCCTGCGTAATAATCCAAAAAAGAACTATCAATAGCACGGCAACCAGGCAGCCCTTGTCGAAGGTCGTGAATTTTGAGCTCTTATCGCCCCAAATAAAAATTGCCAATGTTACAGAAGTAACATAAACTATATCGGCAGTATTAAGAATGTTGTCGAGGAATCCGTGATTACCATCGGCCATATAGGTTACCAAACTCATAGTAACTGCAATGGAAAAAAACAGCCACATTGCCAGGGCTGGCTTAATTTCCTTTTTGTAGAGCAACCAACAGTATCGAATTAAAATATATAAAGTAAGAGCAACAACGGTGTAGATTGAAAATTCGCGCATAATTTTTTTAAATGAATATAATGAAGATGAGAAAGTTCGAGGAATTTGATTCCTTTAACTTCCTAATATTCTTCTAACTCCCATAAGCAAATCTAATTCTTCCCAAACAACAACTTTACCAACTCCTCAATCCGTCCAATTGGGATGACCTTTATACCGCCACCGTTCAAATCTATCCCTTTAATGTTATACTTGGAGACAAAAATTCTATCCATTCCCAATTTTTTTGCTTCGGTAATTCGCTGGTCGAGCCTATTCACGGGACGAATTTCGCCTGAAAGACCAACCTCCGCTGCAAAACAGGTTGTACCCTGAATTGGAGTATCGAAGGTTGACGAAAGAATCGCAGAAATCACAGCGAGGTCAATGGCCGGATCGCTTACCTTTATTCCTCCCGCAATGTTCAAAAAAACATCCTTCTGCGAAAGCCTAAAGCCAGCCCTACGCTCCAAAACTGCTAGTAGCATATTCAACCTGCGAGTATCGAATCCTGTTGTGGCGCGTTGCGGTGTTCCGTAAACTGCGGAACTAACCAGCGATTGAGTCTCAATAAGGAATGGTCTTGCACCATCAATTGTGGCAGCAACACAAACACCGCTTAGCATCTCATCGCGATGCGAAAGCAATATCTCAGAAGGATTGGTAACCTCAACTAGCCCAGAATTCTGCATCTCAAAAATCCCAATCTCCGATGTGGAACCAAACCTATTCTTACCCGAGCGGAGAATTCGGTAAAGGTAATTCTGGTCGCCCTCAAACTGTAAAACCACATCAACAATATGCTCCAAAACCTTGGGGCCAGCAATACTTCCATCCTTTGTAATGTGACCTATCAGAATAATGGGCGTTCCGCTCGTTTTGGCGTAACGCAAAAGTGCTGCAGCGGTTTCTCTAACCTGCGAAACACTTCCGGGAGATGATTCTATAGTGTCGGAATATAATGTTTGAATAGAGTCGATTACAATTAAATCTGGGACAATATTTTCGGATTGGGTAAGGATATTCTCCAGCAACGTTTCGTTAAGAATCAAACAGGTTTGATTCTTTGGATTTATCCTATCGGCACGAATTTTTACCTGACGCGCACTTTCCTCGCCCGAGATGTAAAGCACCTTTAGGTTGTCTAACCCCAATGCAACTTGCAACGCCAATGTCGATTTACCAATTCCGGGTTCTCCACCCAAAAGGATGATGGAGCCGGGTACAAGTCCACCTCCAAGAATTCGGTTTAGCTCACCCATTCGGGTATCAATTCTACGCTCGCTGGTCGATTCAATCTCGTTCAATGGCTTTGGCGTGGCATTGCGCGAAACATCTACCAAACCCGGACGCTTTGATGTATCCTTGGCAATACGTTCCTCAACGTATGTATTCCATTCGCCGCAAGCAGGGCACTTGCCAAGCCACTTTACCGCTTCGGCTCCGCAATTCTGACAAACGTAAACGCTTTTGGTTTTGGCCATCGACTACATATATTGCATACTAATGCAAACATAGTTATTAAAAAGCTAATTCTGAAAAATCTACTAAGCAGTTTTTTCTGCATCGATACTGCGATGCTTCCTTTGCTTAATGTAAAGGTAAGCAAGAGCTACTAGTCCAGCAATAATAAGGAAAAGTGTTTGCGACTCATGCGAGATTATGGCAAAGATTAATCCATCGTCGTATGCAATGCCGAAAACACCCAGCGCCACTGAAGTTATAATATGAAAGGCACCAAACCCTCCTTGAACAGGAACTACCATTCCGTATGAACCTATAACCATGATAAAAAGAGCATCCCAAAGTGTAAGATTTGATGTTATAGGTGTTGAATAAAACAGTATCCAAGTCATCATCCAGTAGAACACCCAGATTAAAACTGAGAGTAACAGAAACTGTGTCAACTTATGTGTTTTTGTAATTGACTTTAATCCATCAATTACCCCTCTATACATCGATTTTAGCTTCTCGCTTACCTTATGTCCAAGCAAGCCACTCTTCACAATATAAATAAACAGTAACCCAAAGGCCAATAATACCAATAGAATAATTATAAGTTGATACCCTTCTATTTGCAATGCTTTGTTCCGTAATGGAAGTACAATTTTGTTGTATATGAATCCTCCAAAAAGGTCTATTTTAATAGCAATAACCACAAATGTTGAAATCATCAACATCATTAAGTCCATTGCTCGCTCAACAACTACAGTACCAACTAACGACTCAAATTTTACTCCATCGGTTTTGCGAATACTACCACACTTAGCAACCTCGCCAAAACGTGGAAATGCCACATTAGCCAAATAGCCAATCATAACTGCACTGAATAAATTTGAGAGAGGAACTTTCTTTCCCAGCGGCTCTACCAGAATTCCCCAACGGATTGCCCTTAGGATATGAGCAAAAAGACCCGCAATAATTGCTGCAAAAATCCAAAAATAATTAACGCTCTGGAATCCTTTAATTATATGTTTAAAGTCTACACTACGAAAAGCATAGTAAAGCAAAAGGATAGCTAAGGCTAAAAAAATAGTAAAATTGATGTATTTGCCTATGGCCTTTTTCAATGGTAGTTTCTGATTGTGTTAAACAAGTCGGTTGGTAGCAGTATCGGGGAAAATAACTGTTGGTTTGAACTTTTTGGCTTCCTCAAAATCCATCGATGCGTAAGACATAATCACAACAATATCTCCGACAACACATTTTCGTGCAGCAGGTCCATTTAAACATATTTGACCCGATCCACGCTCTCCCTTAATAATGTAAGTTTCTAAGCGTTCCCCATTGTTGATGTTTACAACCTGAACTTTTTCATTCTCAATCATATTGGCAGCATCTAGCAAATCCTCATCAACAGTGATACTCCCAATGTAGTTAAGATTTGCCTCGGTTAGTGTTACCCGGTGTATCTTTGACTTTACAACTTCTATAAACATTTTGGTGAAATTTGTCCCTTAATGGGTTATTTAAAAATTACATTATCAATCAACCTAACGTTACCCGCGCTAACGGCAATGCATCCCACAATGTGTTCAGCATCGTTCCAGTCTTTTATCGGTTCTAAAGTTATCGCATTTGAAAGCTCGAAATACTCAACAGATAAATGCGAATCCCCATTGATTGAATTCACTACCCAATCAATCAGATTTTTTACGCTCATTTCCAACATTTTGTTACGAGCATCAAAAAGTGTTTTAGAGATAAGCGGAGCGCTTGCCCTTTTCTCTGGATCCAAAAGCAAATTTCGGCTACTCATTGCTAGTCCATCCTTTTCTCTAAGAATAGGGCATGCAACAATTTCAATATTAAAGTTTAACATTTTGACTAATTTTCGAATAATAGCCAACTGCTGAAAATCCTTTTGGCCAAAATAAGCCCTATGCGGCTTAACTATTTCGAAAAGTTTGCTGACAATTTGCGCAACCCCATTGAAATGGCCGGGACGATGTTCGCCTTCCATCACCTTATCTAACAATCCAAAATCAAACTGTCGTGTGTCCGGTACTGGGTAAATTTCACTTTCGGTGGGCATAAAAACATAATGAACCCCTAAATTATTGAGCAACGCAATATCCTTCTCGGGTGTTCGGGGGTAATTTCTAAGATCATTCTTATCGTTGAACTGGGTGGGATTAACAAAAATGCTAACTACAACAAAGTCATTCTCTTCTACAGCTTTTTTTACAAGGGATGCATGCCCCTCATGAAGTGCACCCATGGTAGGAACAAACCCTATTGTTTTACCATTACCTCTTAACCCATTAAGGGT is a window of Tenuifilaceae bacterium CYCD DNA encoding:
- the radA gene encoding DNA repair protein RadA; amino-acid sequence: MAKTKSVYVCQNCGAEAVKWLGKCPACGEWNTYVEERIAKDTSKRPGLVDVSRNATPKPLNEIESTSERRIDTRMGELNRILGGGLVPGSIILLGGEPGIGKSTLALQVALGLDNLKVLYISGEESARQVKIRADRINPKNQTCLILNETLLENILTQSENIVPDLIVIDSIQTLYSDTIESSPGSVSQVRETAAALLRYAKTSGTPIILIGHITKDGSIAGPKVLEHIVDVVLQFEGDQNYLYRILRSGKNRFGSTSEIGIFEMQNSGLVEVTNPSEILLSHRDEMLSGVCVAATIDGARPFLIETQSLVSSAVYGTPQRATTGFDTRRLNMLLAVLERRAGFRLSQKDVFLNIAGGIKVSDPAIDLAVISAILSSTFDTPIQGTTCFAAEVGLSGEIRPVNRLDQRITEAKKLGMDRIFVSKYNIKGIDLNGGGIKVIPIGRIEELVKLLFGKN
- the panD gene encoding aspartate 1-decarboxylase; its protein translation is MFIEVVKSKIHRVTLTEANLNYIGSITVDEDLLDAANMIENEKVQVVNINNGERLETYIIKGERGSGQICLNGPAARKCVVGDIVVIMSYASMDFEEAKKFKPTVIFPDTATNRLV
- the panC gene encoding pantothenate synthetase codes for the protein MIKTLSTIEQTNQTLNGLRGNGKTIGFVPTMGALHEGHASLVKKAVEENDFVVVSIFVNPTQFNDKNDLRNYPRTPEKDIALLNNLGVHYVFMPTESEIYPVPDTRQFDFGLLDKVMEGEHRPGHFNGVAQIVSKLFEIVKPHRAYFGQKDFQQLAIIRKLVKMLNFNIEIVACPILREKDGLAMSSRNLLLDPEKRASAPLISKTLFDARNKMLEMSVKNLIDWVVNSINGDSHLSVEYFELSNAITLEPIKDWNDAEHIVGCIAVSAGNVRLIDNVIFK